Below is a genomic region from Jiangella gansuensis DSM 44835.
CCTTGCGCAGCGCGGTCACCACCCCGAGCGTGACTCCCACGACCACCTGGATGACCCAGGCGGTGACGGCCAGCCGGATCGTCACCGGCCAGCGCTGCCCCATCAGGTCGGCCACCGGGCGGCCGTTGAAGTCGGTGCCGAGGTCGCCGCTGAACAGGCTGGCCAGGTACTTCGCGTACTGGAGGAGGACCGGGTCGTCGAGGTTGAACTGCTCGCGCATGGCGTTCACGACGCTTTCGGGCAGCTGCCGGTCGCCGCCCAGCGCCCGGATCGGGTCGCCGGGCAGGGCGTAGACGGCCAGGTAGATCAGCAGCGTGACGCCGAAGAAGACGAGCACCAGTTGCAGCAGGCGCGCGACGACGTACTTGCCCATGCCGCCGGTCACACTGGCCTCCCCATGTCGTTCAGGCGCCCGCGGCGTGGGCGGCCGTGACGATGATCGACGCGTACTGCACGGCGGCCAGCTTGCCGTACGGGATGGGGTCCGCGGGGGTAACATCGGCTGCTTCGCCGGCCCACGTCCGGTAGGTGGACTCCATGGCCGCGCGCTGCTCCCGGATCAGTGGGGTGCCGTTGCCGATGGCGATCTCGCCGTCCAGTGCGCGCAGCAACGTCCCGCCCCAGCGCAGCCGGAACATGTGCACGACGTCGAGGCAGCCGAACCGTTCGCCCACCGTCGCCGGCCGTTGCGCGTCCGGCTGGCCGGCCCGGTGCTCGCTCTGCTTCGCGGCCTTGGCCAGCATCGGCACGAACGCCTCGGACGAGCGCAAGAACGGGGAGCGGACCGTGAGCTCCGGACGGGCGGCGCTGAGGATCCGGTCGAGCTGGAGGTGGGTCTCGCGGAGGCCGGCCGCCTGCTCACGCAACACGTCGGCGTAGGTCTGGTCGAGCGTGGTGGTGTCGTCCGCGTCCGGGTGCGTCCAGTACGGCACCTCGGTGACCAGTGTGAGCGTGCCGTACTTCGCGGCATACGCGGCGCTGGACGCCCCGGACAGCCGTTCGGTGGGGTCCAGGCCGGCGGCCTCGGTGAAGTCGTACTGGTCCTCGCTGCGGATCATCCCGAAGATCGCCGGCGCGTACTGCTCGACGTACGGCGCCTCGGGCTCGCCGGTGTCCAGCGGCAGGTCGACCGCCGCGGCGATGTCGTGCAGGGCGCCGTAGAGCTCCGGCTCCGGCCGGGACAGGTAGTAGTACACGCCGCCGTACTCGCCGTTGTGCAGCGAGCACATGAACGCCGGCTCGGTGTCGTCGATGAGCCGCATCAGCGCCACCGTCTCCGGCATCATCCGGTCGAAGTAGGCACGTTTGTAACTGAACGGGAACGTCCACTCGACCTGCTCGTCCGGTGCCGGACGGTAGAACTGCCGGCCGTAGTGCTCGCGGGTCAGCGGACCGGTGAACCAACCCTCGTTGAGCCGCATCCCGTCCGGGTCGATGCACGGGATGACGTGCCACGTGTAGCCCAGCCGGTCCAGCAGGTCGCGGTCCTCGGTGAGGTTCTGGACCAGGTGCAGCGCGGTGATGTTGCCGATCGGCTCGTTCGGGTGCACCCCGCCGAAGACGACGGCGTGCCGGTCGGCGTCGCCGATGACGATCTCCTCGATCGGCTCGCCCAGCCGGGACGTGCCGATGCGGCGCATGCTGGTCACGTCCGGGTGCGCGGCATGGACCCGCCGGAGACCGGCGACCAGGTCGTCGACGCTGGGGAACACGTCGGCCTCCGGCAGCGTGCGCAGTGCCTCGTCGACCAGGTGGGACGTCGTCGGGGTTGTCACTCGGCGGTCTCTCCTCGCGCGATCCGGCGTCGCCGGTCGGCGGCGACGGTGGTGAACGTGGTGCCGGCCCGGCGCCGCCGGTTCGCGACGGCGCCGGGCCGGGGCTTGTCAGTTCTCGACGACGACGTCGTTGAGCTCGATCTGGTCGAAACCGATGATCACGTTGGACACGTTGTCGCTGTGTGCGTAGACGTACTTGGCGTAGAAGAGCGGCACCACCGGGAAGTCGGCCATGATCTGCTCCTCGGCCTGCTTGTACAGCTCGACCGCCTCTTCCGGCGTCGGCGCCCCGTCGGCCTGCGCGATCAGCGCGTCGACCTCGGCGTTGGTGTAGCCGCCGGCGCCCTCACGGCCGTCGCCGCTGGAGCTGAACACGGCCGTCAGCTGGTTCTGCATGCTCGGGTACAGCGAGCCCCAGCCACCGCGGAACGGCCCGGAGGCCTGCTGGGTCCGCAGCGCGTCGAGGAACTGCACGAAGCCGGGCTGGCTCTGCAGCGTGACCTCCGCGATGCCGAGGTTCTGCCGGATCTGGTTCGCCAGCGCCTCGAAGGTCTGGTCGTATCCCACGCCGCCCGGGAACCAGATCTCCATCGGGCCCTCCCAGCCGCCGGCCTCGGCCAGCAGCTGCTTCGCGGCGTCCGGGTCGAACTCGCAGAACTCGCCGCACAGGCCCTCCGTGCCGCCGCCGATGGTGGTCGGCCCGTGCAGCGACGTGGCCGGGGTGTAGAGCCCGCCGAAGATGGCCTCGTTCACCGCGTCCCGGTCGATGGCCATCGAGACGGCCTGCCGGATGCGCGGATCCTGGAAGCGCGGGTCCCACAGCGGGAAACCCAGCCAGTCCAGCCGGACCGCCTCGAACGCGACGAAGTTGTCGGCGAAGTCGGAGTCGACCTGCTTGTACTTCTCCTGGGGCACCGACACGATGTCGACCGACCCGCCGATGGCGTCGGTGTACGCGGTGGTGGTGTCGCTGTAGATGCGGAACGTGATGCTGTCGGCGTTGGTCTCCGGCCCCTGGTAGTCCTCGTACCGGGTGACGGACAGCTGGACGTCGTGCTCCCAGGTGCCGTCCATCTGGTAAGGGCCGTTGCCGATGGGCGCCTCGTTGAACGCGTCGAAGTCCTCGAACGCCACCGTCGGCAGCGGGTAGAAGCCAGGGTTGCCCAGCTTGTACGGGAACTGGCTGTCCGCTGCCTTCAGCGTGACCCGCAGCGTGGTGTCGTCGACGACCTCGACGCCGGACAGCGTCTGCGCGGTCGGCTCACCCTGCGCGGGGTTGAGCTCGTCGTACCCGACCACCTGCGCGAACAGGGCGTTGTTGACCCAGGCGTTGGGGCCGTACGCGGTGGCGTTCCACGCGTCGGCGTAGCTCTGCGCCGTCACCGGCTCGCCGTTGTGGAACGTCCAGTCCGGCTTGATCGTGATGGTCCAGACGATGTTGTCGTCGCTCTCGATCGACTCCGCGTGCAGCATCTGCGGCTCGCTCTGGTCGCCGAACTTCACCAGCCCGGAGAAGAGCGCGTGCATCTCGTCGAACGCGCCCTGGGCACGGCCGGGGATCAGGGAGTCCGGCTCGTCGATGCCGACGGAGAACGTCCCGCCGGTGCCGCCGCCGTCGCCCGTGTCGGTGCTGTCGTCGGAGCCGCCGCCGCATGCGGTGACGGTCAGGAGTGCAGCACCGACAGCGAGTGCTGAGAGCCGTTGCCACGTACGCATGGTCACCTTCCGGTGTGCCAGGGGCAGGTTTCGCTGTGCCCGCTCACTTGATGGAGAGTGAATCTAGTGACACGCTGAACTTTCAAGCAAGCCACTATTTAGCTGAAGTTTCAGAAGTTACTGAGACTTAACTGATCGAACCGCAGGCGTGCGGTGGCGAATTCGGGCACGCGGATGCTGGTCAGCGCGCAGGGCGATGGCCCACCATGTGGGTCTTGGAGGTGTCATGGCAGACGACGGGGCGAAGCTGGAGTTCTTCGTCGAAGAGCTGGGGTTGCTCTTCGAGGAGATGGGCCAAGGACGCATGAACGGCAGAGTCCTCGGCTACCTGATGCTCAGCACGGCACCCTACGTCTCCACCGCCGAGCTCAAGCGGGAGCTCAACGCCAGCGCGGGTTCCATCTCGACCGCCACGCGTGCGCTGTCCGAGCCCGGATTCATCCGGAAGGTGTCCGTGCCCGGCTCACGCGGCCACTTCTTCCGCGCCGACGAAGACGTCTGGGGCGCCTTCCTCGCCACCGAGCACCGGTACTTCGCCACTCGCCGGCGCCTCGCCACGTCTGTCCTGGCCGCGCTGGAGCCGGAGGACGAGGTCATCCGCAAGCGCATGGAGAACATGTACGACTACTTCGAGTGGCTCGAGACGTACCACCAGAAGATGTACGCCGACTGGGAGGCGTACAAGCTCGAGCGCGAGAGCGCCGCGAAGCGCGAGCCCACCGCCGGCTGACCGCACCCGCCCGCACGCTGCGACCCCTCACTCGGCCCGCCCCGCGTTGATCTTGGAGTTCTCGCAGAATCGCAGCCCGAAATGCCCGATAGATTCCGCGGAGACTCCAAGATCAACGGAACGCGAAACCGATCGTTCACGTCGTCGTCAAGGCGTGTCCTATCGCGGCGGACCGGCGCGGCGCTAATCTGGTCGTGGCGGTTGGTGAGTAGCCGGCCGTCCGGGAGGCCCGTCCTACGTGCTGACACCATGGCGCGAACGGAGGGCCGGCACCCGGCCCAGTGGGCTCGGTCCCGGCACTCCGCGCGACACAGACGCCTGAGCCGTCAGGGTGCACTCAGGCGTGAGGGAGACGGACGTGGCCGCTTCCAGGAACCAGACCCGTCGTCGCACCACCCGGCCTGAGCCGGCTCGCCGCACCTACGTGCTCGACACGAGCGTGCTGCTGGCCGACCCATACGCGATCTTGCGCTTCGCCGAGCACGAGGTCGTCCTGCCGATCGTGGTGATCACCGAACTCGAGGCCAAGCGCCATCACCCGGAGCTCGGGTACTTCGCCCGCTCCGCGTTGCGCCTGCTCGACGAGCTACGCGTCGAACACGGTCGCCTCGATGTTCCGTTGCCGGTCGGCGACGACGACGGTACGGTCCGCGTCGAGCTCAACCACACCGATCCGGAAGTGTTGCCGGCCGGTTTCCGGCTGGGCGACAACGACTCCCGCATCCTCGCCGTGGCCCGCAACCTGGCCGCCGAGGGCGCCGACGTCACGCTGGTGTCGAAGGACCTGCCGATGCGCGTCAAGGCATCGTCGGTCGGCCTGCACGCCGAGGAGTACCGCGCCGAGACCGTCATCGAGTCCGGCTGGACCGGTATGGCCGAGCTCGAGGTCCCTGGCAGCTTGCTCGACGAGCTGTACGAGTCCGGCTCCGCCGACTACGAGGAGGCGCGCGAGCTGCCCTGCCACACCGGGCTGGTGCTGCACAGCGAACGCGGCAGCGGCCTGGGGCGGATGACCGCGGACAAGCGCATCCGCCTGGTGCGCGGCGACCGCGAGGCGTTCGGGCTGCACGGCCGGTCGGCCGAGCAGCGCATCGCGTTGGACCTGCTGCTCGACGACGAGGTCGGCATCGTGTCGCTGGGCGGCCGGGCCGGTACCGGGAAGTCGGCGCTGGCCCTGTGCGCCGGGCTCGAGGCGGTCATGGAGCGCCGCGTGCACAAGAAGGTGGTCGTGTTCCGGCCGCTGTACGCAGTCGGCGGCCAGGACCTCGGCTACCTGCCGGGCAACGAGTCCGAGAAGATGAACCCCTGGGCCCAGGCGGTCTACGACACCCTCGGCGCCCTGACCACGCAGGACGTCATCGACGAGGTCGTGGCCCGCGGCATGCTCGAGGTGCTGCCGCTGACCCACATCCGCGGCCGCTCGCTGCACGACGCCTTCGTCATCGTCGACGAGGCCCAGTCGCTGGAGCGCAACGTCCTGCTCACGGTGCTGTCGCGGGTGGGCAGCAACTCCCGGGTCGTGCTGACCCACGATGTCGGCCAGCGCGACAACCTCCGCGTCGGCCGGCACGACGGCGTCGTCGCGGTGGCCGAGAAGCTCAAGGGCCACCCGCTGTTCGCGCACGTGACCCTGACCCGCTCGGAGCGTTCGCCCATCGCGGCGCTCGTCACCGAGATGCTGGAGAACATGTCCGGCTGATTTTCCCCAAATGATCACGTGGACTATGGGTGCTCCCGCTTCACCGGGAATGTAGGCCTGGTGAAGCGGGAGAAGCCCTGGTGAGGGCGGTTTCTAGAGCGCTCCCGGGCGCCGCGCCGGGACGGCCGATTGCCCGGCTGTGGGCGGTTCGCCGGTTTCACGGTGGGCGAGGTCACACGCCATCGAGTTGGCAAAGGTCACGATTTCATTGCAGTGTGGTGGAGCCCTACAGGAAGGTTCCCACCTCGTGCATCGCAGACGCAGACATCTGCGCCGGCTCGGTCTCGGGCTCGGATTCATCACATCGATCATCGTTCTGGCCACCCTCGTCACGGGGTGGGTCGTCGACTCGGCGGCACCGCCCAATGCGGTGGCCAGCATGGATTCGGGGGCGCTGCCCCAGGTGAACTCCAAGGCTCAGGTCACACCGCAGCCATCGCTGGAGCGGCAGCTCGCCGAAGCGGCCGAGGCTCAGGTCGCGGCCGAGGCGGCCCGGGCCAAGGCTGAAGCCGAAGCAAAGGCCAAGGCAGAGGCCGAAGCGAAGGCCAAGGCTGAAGCGGAGGCGAAGGCCAAGGCCGAAGCCGAGGCGGCCGCCCGCGCCGAGGCCGAACGGCAGGCGGCCGCGGAGGAGGCGGCCCGGTCGCTGGAGCGCGCCGCCGAGGACCCCAAGTCCGCCGCCCGCGCCCTCATGGCCGACTACGGCTGGGGCGACGACCAGTTCTCGTGCCTCGACCGGCTCTGGACCCGGGAATCGAACTGGCGGCACACGGCGGAGAACCCGTCGTCCGGCGCCTACGGCATCCCCCAGTCGCTGCCCGCGAGCAAGATGTCCCGCTTCGGTGACGACTACCGGACCAACCCGATCACCCAGATCGAGTGGGGTCTCTGGTACATCGACGACCGCTACGGCACGCCGTGCGAGGCGTGGGGGCACTCCGAAGCCGTCGGCTGGTACTGACGGCCCGGCGCCGCTGGCGCCTCTGAGCAGGCATCGCATGCCAGAACCGCGGATGGGCCCTGATCAGGGCACCATCCGCGGTTCTGCGTTGCAGAGACCACAGGGCCCAACCGGCCCCGCGGGATCCGTCAGCCGGCCGACGGGGGCCGCGTCATGCTCAGTACGTCGAGGGCCTCGTCGAGCTGCTCCTCGGTGAGCTGGCCGGTGTCGAGGTAGCCGCGCTCGACGACGACCTGCCGGATCGTCTTGCGCTCGGCCAGTGCCTGCTTGGCGACCTTCGCCGCCTCCTCGTAGCCGATGTAGCGGTTGAGCGGCGTCACGATGGACGGCGACGACTCCGCGTACTCGCGGCAGCGGTCCTCGTTGGCCTCGATGCCCGCGACACAGCGGTCGGCGAACAGTCGCGAGATGTTCGAGAGCAGCCGGATCGACTCCAGCAGGTTGCGGACGATGACCGGCAGCATCACGTTGAGCTCGAAGTTGCCGGCCGCCCCGGCGAACGCCACCGCGGCGTCGTTGCCGACCACCTGAGCGCTCACCATGCACAGCGCCTCGGGGATCACCGGGTTGACCTTGCCGGGCATGATGGACGAGCCGGGCTGAAGGTCCGGCAGTGCGATCTCGGCCAGTCCGGCGCGCGGTCCGGAGCCCATCCAGCGCACGTCGTTGGAGATCTTGTACAGCGAGACGGCGATCGTGCGCAGCTGGCCGGACAGCTCGACCAGCCCGTCGCGGGCGCCCTGCGCCTCGAAGTGGTTGCGGGCCTCGGTGATGGGCAGCCCCGTGTCGGCGGCGATGCGCTCGATGACGGCGGCGGCGAAGCCGGGCGGGGTGTTGATTCCGGTGCCGACGGCGGTGCCACCCAGCGGGACCTCGGCCACGCGCGGCAGTACCGCCTGCAGCCGTTCGACACCGTAGGCCACCTGCGCGGCGTAGCCGCCGAACTCCTGCCCGAGCGTGACGGGGGTGGCGTCCATGAGGTGCGTGCGGCCGCTCTTGACGACTCCCGCGAACTCGGCCGCCTTGCGCGACAACTCCCGCTCGAGGTGCTGCAGTGCGGGGATCAGCTCGCCGATGACGGCGCCCGTGGCGGCGACGTGGATGGCCGTCGGGAACACGTCGTTGCTGGACTGCGAGGCGTTGACGTGGTCGTTGGGGTGGACCTGCTGGCCAGTGCGCTCCGAGGCCAGGGTGGCGAGGACCTCGTTGGTGTTCATGTTGCTCGACGTGCCGGAACCGGTCTGGAAGACGTCGATGGGGAAGTGCTCGTCGAAATCGCCCCGGGCGACCTCCACGGCGGCCTCGTGGATGCCCTTCGCCAGGTCGGCGTCGACGACCCCGAGGTCGGCGTTGACGCGTGCGGCCGCGCTCTTGATGGTGGCCAGCGCCTGGATGAGCGAGCGCTCGATGCGCGTGCCGGAGACGGGGAAGTTCTCGACTGCCCGCTGGGTCTGGGCGCGGTACTTCGCCGCGGCCGGGACCCGTACCTCGCCCATGGTGTCCTGTTCGATCCGGTACTCAAGGTCGCTCATGGTGACCATCATGGCGTGCCCGGGGGACGATCTGCCGCCGGGGTCGAACCTGCTTGCCGGCCGACAAGCGTGATCTACGGCATATTGCCCAGCGCACACCGATACCGGCATACTTCTTCCATAAAAGAATGAGCCTTCGTTTTGGTGGCGTCGCAGGGAGGTACGGGGCGCAAGGCCTGATCCAGGGTGCTCGCCTCGACACACTTATGGCATTTGACATCCGCGAATACACCCGAACATCCGCAGCGGTGAAGTGGCAGGATCTGCCGTTCGAGGAGTTCCGTACGAATCCACTGCCGCCCGAAACACTGCGCAGCCTTCGCTACATGTGCGACGTCGAGTACCACACCGTCTGCTACCTACGGGACATGCTGGTCACGCCATCGCACAAAGACCCGCAGGTCACGGCATTCATGACGATGTGGAACATGGAGGAGTTCTGGCACGGTGAGGCACTTGCCGAGGTGCTCGGCATGCACGGCCTCAGTGTCGACTACGACCACCTCAAGGCCGTCCGCCTGAAGATGGGCTGGCGCGACAAGTTCGACCCGATCAAGCAGTCGATGCTGGCCAACATCGTCGGCCAGGACTTCGTCGCCGTCCACATGATCTGGGGCGCGGCCAACGAATGGTCGGCCATCACCGCGTACAACCGGCTGGCTGCGCTGGAGAAGCACCCGGTGCTGGCAGAGCTGCTCAAGCGCATCGCCAAACAGGAGGCCCGCCACGTCGCGTTCTACGCCACCCAGGCGCGGGATCGGCTGGCACGCAGCAAGAAGGCGCAGAAGATCGCCCGGTTCGCGCTGCGCAAGTACTGGGGACCGGTGGGCACGGGAGTCATGGCCGAGTCCGAGGTGCGCCATGTGCTGCATCACCTCATGAGCGGCCCTGACGGGCGGCAGGCCGCGCGCAGCATCGACGATCACATCAGCAAGATGCCGGGCCTGGCCGGGCTGCGCATCGTGGAGAACGCGCTCGACGTGCGCGGCGTCCCGGCCTGATCGGCCCGGCTCGCTTCGCTCCGAGGTGATCTGCCGCTCCACCAGGCAAGCATTCCTGGTGGAGCGGGTGCACCCATGGTCCACGTGATCATTCCGGGTCGCGGCGGGCGGCGAAATACAGGTGGTACTGGATGTCGCGGCCCTCGCGGCGCACGGTGCGCACCACCTCGTCGACATCGCCGACGGCGTCGGCCAAGGCGGCGCCCAACGCCGTCGACGGTGCCGCTGACCAGACGGCGAGCAGGCCGCCGGGGCGCAGTGCCCGGGCCGCCTGCGTCAACAGCGGCCGCTCGTACACCTGCGCGTTCGCCGCGTGCACCAGCATGTCCGGGCCGTTGTCGACGTCGAGCAGGATGCCGTCGTACGTGGACGGGGCGACGCCCGGCAGCAGCTCGCGGACGTCGTCGACCAGCACCCGGACCCGCGGGTCGCCGACGACGGCCCCGACACCGGGCACGACGCCATCGCGCAGCACCTCCACCAGGATCGGTTCGAGCTCGACGACGTCGACTGCCTGGACCCGCGGGTCGCCCAGCAGTTCCGCGACCGTGAAACCGAAGCCGAGGCCGGCCACCAGGACCCGTTCGGGGACGGGATGACGTTCGAGCAGGACACCGGCGAGCAGCCGCTCGGTGGACGTCTCGGCGGTGTCCATGAGGAACGTTCCGTTGACGATGAGTTCGTAGATCGTCTCGTCGGCGGCGAACCGGCTGCGGACCACGACTTCACCGCCGATGCCGTCGCGCCGGACCAGTGTGCGCGGAAGGTCATCCACAGGTTCACCGTATGTCCTCGACCAGTCGCACTCGATGTCGTAACGTCGACTCACACTTCAACGCTCCGATGACGAAGCGGTCACTGGAGCGCGCTGTGTGTGCTCCAGGGAGGCGATGTGGGCAGGAGAACAGTCAGCGTTGCAGCGGCCGCCACCATGGTCCTCGGGCTGGCCGCGTGCGGCGGCGACGACGGCACTCCGACCTTGACCTGGTACATCAACCCCGACGACGGAGGACAGGCCGAGCTCGCGCGAAGATGCACCGAGGCCGCCGACGGCGCCTACCGCATCGAGACGTCGCTGCTGCCCCGCGAGGCGTCCGCGCAGCGCGAGCAGCTGGCCCGCCGGCTGGCAGCCAACGACTCGTCCATCGACATCATCAGTCTCGACCCGCCGTTCATCCCGGAGTTCGCCGAGGCGGGCTTCCTGGCGCAGATCCCCGACGACATCGCCGACGCCGTCACCGAGAACGTCGTGCAAGGCGCCATCGACGGCGCCACCTGGCGCGACGAGATCGTCGCCGTCCCGTTCTGGGCCAACACCCAGCTGCTGTGGTACCGCCGGTCGGTCGCGGAGGCCGCCGGTCTGGACCCGGAGAACGAGCCGGTCACCTGGCAGCAGCTCATCGAGGCCGCGCAGTCGCAGGACAAGTACCTCGGCGTGCAGGGAATCCGCGCCGAGGCGCTGACGGTGTGGATCAACGCGCTGGTGACGTCCGCCGGCGGCGAGATCCTGGAGAACCCCGAGGCCCCGGCCGACGAGGTCCAGCTCGGCCTGGAGAGCGAGGCCGGCGCGGCCGCCGCCCAGGTCATCGAAGAGATCGCCCGCAACGGCCTGGGCGGTCCCGGGCTGGGCAACCAGGACGAGAACGGCGCCATGCTGCAGTTCCAGGGCGACCGGGGCTCGTTCATGGTCAACTGGCCGTTCGTGTGGGCCGCGACGCTCGCGGGTGTCGAGGGCGGCAACCTCGACCAGGCGCTGGTCGACGACATCGGCTGGGCGCTCTACCCGGCGGTCGCCGAGGGCGAGGAGTCCCGGCCGCCCTACGGCGGCATCAACCTCGGCATCGGCGCCTTCAGCGCGCACACCGACCTCGCACTTGAGGCCGCCCAGTGCATCGTCACGCCCGAGAACCAGGCGTACTACATGGTCACCAACGGCAATCCGGCGTCCAACACCGAGGCCTACGACGACCCGGAGGTACGCGAGAGCTTCCCCATGGCCGACCTGATCCGGGAGTCGCTCGAGGCGGCGGCGCCGCGGCCGCAGACGCCGTACTACAACGAGGTGTCGTCCGGGCTGCAGTCGACCTGGCATCCGCCGAGCTCGGTGACGCCGGACTCCTCGCCTGAGGAGGCCACGACGCTGATAACCGAGGTGCTGAAGGGGGAGAGGCTGCTATGAGCGTGACACAGGCCCCGGACACCGTCGGTGCGGACGCCGGGCCACCCCCTCCCGCCAGCGACCGCGCCCGCGCGGAGCGGCGGCTCGGCTGGTACCTCGCCGGCCCCGCGTTCGTCGTGATGCTGCTGGTCACGGCGTATCCCATCGCCCAGGCGTTCTACGAGTCGCTGTTCAAGTACCGGCTCACCGACCCCGACGCGCGCGAGTTCAGCGGGCTCGGCAACTACCTGGTCGTGCTGTCCGACGGCGTGTGGTGGCGGGCGGTCGGCGTCACCGTGCTGATCACGGTCATCACGGTGGCCATCGAGGCGGTGCTGGGTTTCGCGCTGGCGCTGGTGATGCACCGGGCGCTCACGACGCTGCGGCCCATCCTGCGCACGGCCATCCTGGTCCCGTACGCCATCATCACCGTCGTCTCGGCGTTCGCCTGGTTCTACGCCTTCGACATCAACTCCGGGTTCGTGAACTCGTGGTTCAGCTGGGTGCCCGGCATCAGCGAGAACACCAACTGGTTCGGTGAGTTCAGCACCTCGGTGACGGTCATCATCGCGTCGGAGATCTGGAAGACGACGCCGTTCATCTCGCTGCTGTTGCTGGCCGGGCTGGCGCAGGTGCCGGACGAACTGCAGGAGGCGGCGAAGGTCGACGGCGCCACCTGGTGGCAGCGGATGTACAAGGTCACCATCCCGAACATGAAGGCGGCCATCATGGTCGCGCTGCTGTTCCGGACCCTCGACGCGTTCCGCATCTTCGACAACGTCTTCATCATGACCCAGGGCGCGAACAACACCGAGGTCGTGTCCTTCCTGGCGTACAGACAGACGATCAGCCGGTTGGAGATCGGCCTCGGGTCGGCGGTGTCGGTGCTGCTGTTCCTGTGCGTCGTCCTGATCAGTTTCCTGTTCATCAGGCTTTTCAAGGTCGACCTGGCCAGTGCGAGGGGTGAGCGGTGATGGACGAGGGTCAGCTCTCGCGCGGCACCAAGGCGTGGTGGTGGGTCGCCGGTGTCGTCGTCATCGTCTACGCGCTGTTCCCGGTCGCGTGGATCGTCTCGCTGTCGTTCAAGACCCCCAGTGATCTCGGGACGGGCCAGTTCCTCCCCACCGAGTGGGTCTGGAGCAACTACGACAACATCCTGGCCGGCGGCGCGCAGGAGCTGTTCCTGTCCGCGCTGCGCAACTCCATCGGCATCTCGCTGATCGCGACGTTCATCTCCGTGGTGCTGGCGAC
It encodes:
- a CDS encoding GbsR/MarR family transcriptional regulator, whose translation is MADDGAKLEFFVEELGLLFEEMGQGRMNGRVLGYLMLSTAPYVSTAELKRELNASAGSISTATRALSEPGFIRKVSVPGSRGHFFRADEDVWGAFLATEHRYFATRRRLATSVLAALEPEDEVIRKRMENMYDYFEWLETYHQKMYADWEAYKLERESAAKREPTAG
- a CDS encoding peptide ABC transporter substrate-binding protein — encoded protein: MRTWQRLSALAVGAALLTVTACGGGSDDSTDTGDGGGTGGTFSVGIDEPDSLIPGRAQGAFDEMHALFSGLVKFGDQSEPQMLHAESIESDDNIVWTITIKPDWTFHNGEPVTAQSYADAWNATAYGPNAWVNNALFAQVVGYDELNPAQGEPTAQTLSGVEVVDDTTLRVTLKAADSQFPYKLGNPGFYPLPTVAFEDFDAFNEAPIGNGPYQMDGTWEHDVQLSVTRYEDYQGPETNADSITFRIYSDTTTAYTDAIGGSVDIVSVPQEKYKQVDSDFADNFVAFEAVRLDWLGFPLWDPRFQDPRIRQAVSMAIDRDAVNEAIFGGLYTPATSLHGPTTIGGGTEGLCGEFCEFDPDAAKQLLAEAGGWEGPMEIWFPGGVGYDQTFEALANQIRQNLGIAEVTLQSQPGFVQFLDALRTQQASGPFRGGWGSLYPSMQNQLTAVFSSSGDGREGAGGYTNAEVDALIAQADGAPTPEEAVELYKQAEEQIMADFPVVPLFYAKYVYAHSDNVSNVIIGFDQIELNDVVVEN
- a CDS encoding extracellular solute-binding protein, which codes for MGRRTVSVAAAATMVLGLAACGGDDGTPTLTWYINPDDGGQAELARRCTEAADGAYRIETSLLPREASAQREQLARRLAANDSSIDIISLDPPFIPEFAEAGFLAQIPDDIADAVTENVVQGAIDGATWRDEIVAVPFWANTQLLWYRRSVAEAAGLDPENEPVTWQQLIEAAQSQDKYLGVQGIRAEALTVWINALVTSAGGEILENPEAPADEVQLGLESEAGAAAAQVIEEIARNGLGGPGLGNQDENGAMLQFQGDRGSFMVNWPFVWAATLAGVEGGNLDQALVDDIGWALYPAVAEGEESRPPYGGINLGIGAFSAHTDLALEAAQCIVTPENQAYYMVTNGNPASNTEAYDDPEVRESFPMADLIRESLEAAAPRPQTPYYNEVSSGLQSTWHPPSSVTPDSSPEEATTLITEVLKGERLL
- a CDS encoding class II fumarate hydratase; protein product: MSDLEYRIEQDTMGEVRVPAAAKYRAQTQRAVENFPVSGTRIERSLIQALATIKSAAARVNADLGVVDADLAKGIHEAAVEVARGDFDEHFPIDVFQTGSGTSSNMNTNEVLATLASERTGQQVHPNDHVNASQSSNDVFPTAIHVAATGAVIGELIPALQHLERELSRKAAEFAGVVKSGRTHLMDATPVTLGQEFGGYAAQVAYGVERLQAVLPRVAEVPLGGTAVGTGINTPPGFAAAVIERIAADTGLPITEARNHFEAQGARDGLVELSGQLRTIAVSLYKISNDVRWMGSGPRAGLAEIALPDLQPGSSIMPGKVNPVIPEALCMVSAQVVGNDAAVAFAGAAGNFELNVMLPVIVRNLLESIRLLSNISRLFADRCVAGIEANEDRCREYAESSPSIVTPLNRYIGYEEAAKVAKQALAERKTIRQVVVERGYLDTGQLTEEQLDEALDVLSMTRPPSAG
- a CDS encoding M14 family zinc carboxypeptidase yields the protein MTTPTTSHLVDEALRTLPEADVFPSVDDLVAGLRRVHAAHPDVTSMRRIGTSRLGEPIEEIVIGDADRHAVVFGGVHPNEPIGNITALHLVQNLTEDRDLLDRLGYTWHVIPCIDPDGMRLNEGWFTGPLTREHYGRQFYRPAPDEQVEWTFPFSYKRAYFDRMMPETVALMRLIDDTEPAFMCSLHNGEYGGVYYYLSRPEPELYGALHDIAAAVDLPLDTGEPEAPYVEQYAPAIFGMIRSEDQYDFTEAAGLDPTERLSGASSAAYAAKYGTLTLVTEVPYWTHPDADDTTTLDQTYADVLREQAAGLRETHLQLDRILSAARPELTVRSPFLRSSEAFVPMLAKAAKQSEHRAGQPDAQRPATVGERFGCLDVVHMFRLRWGGTLLRALDGEIAIGNGTPLIREQRAAMESTYRTWAGEAADVTPADPIPYGKLAAVQYASIIVTAAHAAGA
- a CDS encoding lytic transglycosylase domain-containing protein; the protein is MHRRRRHLRRLGLGLGFITSIIVLATLVTGWVVDSAAPPNAVASMDSGALPQVNSKAQVTPQPSLERQLAEAAEAQVAAEAARAKAEAEAKAKAEAEAKAKAEAEAKAKAEAEAAARAEAERQAAAEEAARSLERAAEDPKSAARALMADYGWGDDQFSCLDRLWTRESNWRHTAENPSSGAYGIPQSLPASKMSRFGDDYRTNPITQIEWGLWYIDDRYGTPCEAWGHSEAVGWY
- a CDS encoding PhoH family protein; translation: MAASRNQTRRRTTRPEPARRTYVLDTSVLLADPYAILRFAEHEVVLPIVVITELEAKRHHPELGYFARSALRLLDELRVEHGRLDVPLPVGDDDGTVRVELNHTDPEVLPAGFRLGDNDSRILAVARNLAAEGADVTLVSKDLPMRVKASSVGLHAEEYRAETVIESGWTGMAELEVPGSLLDELYESGSADYEEARELPCHTGLVLHSERGSGLGRMTADKRIRLVRGDREAFGLHGRSAEQRIALDLLLDDEVGIVSLGGRAGTGKSALALCAGLEAVMERRVHKKVVVFRPLYAVGGQDLGYLPGNESEKMNPWAQAVYDTLGALTTQDVIDEVVARGMLEVLPLTHIRGRSLHDAFVIVDEAQSLERNVLLTVLSRVGSNSRVVLTHDVGQRDNLRVGRHDGVVAVAEKLKGHPLFAHVTLTRSERSPIAALVTEMLENMSG